In Plasmodium chabaudi chabaudi strain AS genome assembly, chromosome: 9, the following proteins share a genomic window:
- a CDS encoding acyl-CoA-binding protein, putative has protein sequence MFLTPRKSFCFFNIASIIAIAYALNKYNRENDGELVKKFNNIKEWLIKEGIILYRKYRLLKMPKIDKNVVIDMNDKELEEKFTQASNAVKTIQGKLQFEQWIYLYGLYKQITSGDIKNDSKSSSLFNDEMIKAEQLNAWRNCQGVSKKTCKYLYVKYFNELFPNGVETSNSNLQVDLKKSISKMKPLADRFFGSNNSITKDSEESLSDILCNYIVSQNMSLIKKTIKAHPDLINAKNRDGLTPLHYACDRGFLEIVKFLIKAGANINEEDSFGDSVLHIAAYSGKMEIIKFLINAGVNIHKKNAEGLTYEAILSQL, from the coding sequence atgtttCTTACACCGCGTAAATCATTTTGCTTTTTCAATATCGCATCAATAATAGCTATAGCATATGCattgaataaatataatcgAGAAAATGATGGAGAacttgtaaaaaaattcaataatataaaagaatgGCTAATTAAGGAAGGcatcatattatatagaaaatacagactattaaaaatgccaaaaattgataaaaatgtagtAATAGATATGAATGATAAAGAATTAGAAGAAAAATTTACTCAAGCATCTAATGCTGTTAAAACGATTCAAGGAAAATTACAATTTGAACAAtggatttatttatatggatTATATAAACAGATAACATCAggagatataaaaaatgacaGCAAATCTTCATCGCTTTTTAATGATGAAATGATTAAGGCTGAGCAATTGAATGCTTGGAGAAATTGTCAAGGAGTAAGTAAAAAGActtgtaaatatttatatgtaaaatattttaacgAACTATTTCCTAATGGTGTCGAAACTTCAAATTCTAATCTTCAAGtcgatttaaaaaaaagtataagtAAAATGAAACCATTGGCAGATCGATTTTTTGGAAGTAATAATTCAATTACAAAAGATTCGGAAGAAAGTTTATctgatatattatgtaattatattgtttcacaaaatatgtcactaattaaaaaaacaatcaAAGCTCATCCAgatttaataaatgcaaaaaaCAGAGATGGATTAACACCATTACATTATGCATGTGATAGAGGATTTTTAGAAATTGTcaaatttttgataaaagcTGGTGCAAATATAAACGAAGAAGATTCCTTTGGAGATTCAGTATTGCATATAGCTGCTTATTCTggaaaaatggaaataattaaatttttaataaatgctGGAGTAAATatccataaaaaaaatgctgaAGGTTTAACTTATGAGGCTATTCTCAGCCAGTTATAA
- a CDS encoding tRNA m(1)G methyltransferase, putative, with protein sequence MEPGDNEANDFFCSLSNVIDEKDANKILKKKKTKMEKKKEKRERLKEKRKKNRPEEKKKKKYKKRIELLKILEELNEEEQIAFLKERKLLQIKKKQEKKNFLEKCYNEGYKICFNCSFLNFMGEKEISSLAKQIFLSYHYMIKNKVPIQFHFSHLKNDDLLFLQLQQKYSLNTWKVHINTKNYWEFFEKNKIVVLSPDATEELTELHQDEVYIISALVDRSISKNLSFYQASLQNVVTKKLPLEKYIKKKKSNVLNVNTVVEILIAYLQIKDWKKVFEKCLPQKKVLCFFDE encoded by the exons ATGGAACCTGGTGACAACGAGGCAAacgattttttttgcagCCTTTCGAATGTAATAGACGAAAAGGATGCtaacaaaattttgaaaaagaagaaaacaaaaatggaaaagaaGAAAGAAAAACGAGAAagattaaaagaaaaacgtaaaaaaaatagacccgaagaaaaaaaaaaaaaaaaatataaaaagagaattgaattgttaaaaatattagaagagttaaatgaagaagaacaaatagcatttttaaaggaaagaaaattattacaaataaaaaaaaaacaagaaaaaaaaaattttttagagAAGTGTTATAATGAaggatataaaatatgttttaattGTAGCttcttaaattttatgggagaaaaagaaatatcaAGTTTAGCTAAAcaaatttttctttcttatCATTACatgattaaaaataaagttcctatacaatttcatttttctcatttaaaaaatgatgatctattatttttacaactccaacaaaaatattctttaaaCACATGGAAAgttcatataaatacaaaaaattattgggaattttttgaaaaaaacaaaattgtaGTTCTGTCTCCTGATGCAACAGAG GAATTAACAGAATTACATCAAGACGAggtgtatataatatctgCACTTGTCGATAGAAGCATTTCGAAG aatttatctttttatCAAGCCTCTTTACAAAATGTAGTGACAAAAAAGTTGCCTTTAGAG aaatatattaagaagaaaaaaagcaaCGTTCTCAATGTCAATACAGTGGTTGAAATTTTAATAGCTTATTTACAAATCAAAGATTGGAAAAAagtttttgaaaaatgtttgccacaaaaaaaagttttatgtttttttgacgaatag
- a CDS encoding splicing factor U2AF small subunit, putative: MAEHLARIIGTEEDRVNCPFFWKIGACRHGDQCSRSHYKPNSAQTLVIRHMYDNPPMAVAIAEGQMVDDEVLDQAADHFEEFYEEVFDELMKYGEIEDMVVCDNIGDHIIGNVYIKYTHEDYAEKAIKELNGRFYAGKPLQIEYTPVTDFREARCRQFVDGQCRRGGYCNFMHIKHVPRTVKRRLHKRMYKKFPMYKKNRKSRDDSDGERRHDRYRDRSRRDKYGSSYNSSRRRHRSQSSNGNDDDNERSHKHPRRENSSERREKIERWNKEREMKNNQKNNDENEDTTKVENDDNTKE; the protein is encoded by the coding sequence atggcaGAGCATTTAGCTCGTATAATTGGAACTGAAGAGGACAGAGTAAATTGCCCatttttttggaaaattGGGGCTTGCCGTCATGGAGATCAATGCAGTAGAAGCCATTATAAACCAAACAGTGCTCAAACATTAGTAATAAGACATATGTATGATAATCCACCAATGGCTGTTGCAATTGCTGAAGGGCAAATGGTTGATGATGAGGTGTTAGATCAAGCAGCTGACCATTTTGAAGAATTTTATGAAGAAGTTTTTGATGaattaatgaaatatgGGGAAATTGAAGATATGGTTGTTTGTGATAATATTGGAGATCATATTATTGgaaatgtttatattaaatatacacaTGAGGATTATGCAGAAAAAGCTATTAAAGAATTAAACGGACGATTTTATGCTGGAAAACCATTACAAATCGAATATACACCCGTTACTGATTTTAGAGAAGCACGATGCAGACAATTTGTTGATGGGCAATGTAGACGTGGAGGATACTGtaattttatgcatatcaAACATGTACCAAGAACTGTTAAAAGAAGGTTACATAAACGTATGTATAAAAAGTTTCctatgtataaaaaaaatagaaaatcaAGAGACGATTCAGATGGTGAGCGTCGACATGATCGATATAGAGACCGAAGTAGAAGAGATAAATATGGAAGTAGTTATAATTCATCAAGACGTAGGCATAGAAGCCAAAGTAGTAATGGCaatgatgatgataatGAGAGAAGCCACAAACATCCAAGGAGAGAAAATAGTTCAGAAAGAAGAGAAAAAATCGAACGATGGAATAAAGAAagagaaatgaaaaataatcaaaaaaataatgacgAAAATGAAGATACAACTAAAgtagaaaatgatgataatactaaagaataa